The genomic segment CGCCATCGCAAAAGCGCTGGAGGAGGTCCACCGCCATCGAAAGATCGCAGTAGCGCAGCCGGACGCAGCTGGCGCCGTCGACACATGCGGCCAGCGCGCTGAATTCCTCTGGTGTCAGCGCGGTTTCCCCCGACCATGCAGATCCGATCAGGCCAGAAATCGTTTCTGGCGCGGTGACTGGCGAGACGCTTGGGGAGTGGCCTGGCGAGTGGCCCTCAGTCCGGTCGAGAAAAACAATCCAGCCGACAGCACGCGGTTTGAGCGCCGTTTCACCATCGACAGCCAGATAGCGCACATGGCGATCATCGGGGCGCAGATGGGTTGCGGCAGCGGCTATTTCGACCTGGCGATCCTTCAATAGGGTCCAGGAGCCGGTTTTCAGGGTGACGGGAAATGGCAAGGCGCGCACTGTTCCATCGGGCGACAGGGTGGCGAGATCATCGCCGGCCAGTGTGAACCCCTTGGCTCCCAGCGCCGTTGCCAGGGTACTTTTACCGGCGCCGGGCCCGCCCACCAGCAATATTGCCCGCTCCCCTTTGTGCAGCAGCGCGACATGCAGCAAAAGATCGTCCATATTATCCAGCACCGCGTCGGTGATGGCGATCTTCAGCAGCGGCACCACCTCAGACGCCGAGGCCCACTCAATTGGGCTGCCCCGCAGGGCAACACCCAGCTTGTCGCCGGACCGCTGCACCGAAATATAGGCGTCACAGGGCAGGGGGGACGACTGGGGGGACGACTGGGCCATATGGGCGAATTCGGCGGCAATCAGATCGTGCAGACCCGCGTCACCGTAACAGACGAGAACCCTGGCGGCGCCGGTATTGACGAGCTGTGTGCTGGCAACCGGGGCAACACCGCCTTCGGTCAAAAGCGGCTCAATAGCGCCAACCGAAAGAAGATCGCCGACCACCGAAGGTGCGCAGAGACCAGAGACCAGCGGCACTACACCGTCGCAGACCACGCCAGTCTCGAAGCGGGGCCAGGCCGCGGCAGCCTCGCTGTTCAGGGCACAAACAGATTGTTGCGCTTCAATGAAAAGATAGGCTTGGCCGCCGATCCAAGCCAGCCGGTTTCCGTCGGCGGATATCAGCAGTTGCGTTGCTATTGTGCCCTCTCCCCACTGTCCCGGCATGGGGTGCGCGGCCGCGGATGGCTGCAAGGTTTGACCGATCCGGCAGCTTTACGAGCCTTGCCTCGGCTTTTCCAAAGCGCCGGTCCTGTCGGTTCATTCAGCAAGCGACCAGGTCAGGAACCCCAGCCATTTCGGCGGGCCATCCTTCTCAGTCTCCTAATCTGCTGCGGTCTCATATTCCTGCCGCGGTTCCAGCGGCGATGGCTCTGCCCGTGCGCCCTGCCACCACCGGATCTGAAAATACCGGATGCTTCAGCATCCTTGGCGGTCGACAAAAGAACAACCACAGCGGCCGGAGTAGCGGCAGCGTAACACCCGGCTTTTACCAGCAGTTCGCGCCGTTCAGGCATTTCGGGAAGTTCGCCTTGATTTTTTTGAGAATCAGTCACTTCAAACCCCTTACAATGGAATTACCATCAAATATTAACCAAGTTATATATCAAATCAAGACTTGAAGTATTTTTATCACAGCATCGTTTACCGCAGCCTATGGCTTGACTATTTACCTGATAGTGCTCCGAGGTGGTGTCTCAAGCCCTCATTCAGCCATAACAGGTTTTATAATCACCAAAGCCGAAGCACAGGCCGCCAATAGCACAGCCCGAAAGAAGGCTGTTCTGCTCATTCTGAGATTGACCTAAGCCACTAATTTTCAAGAAAAATTTAGGGCCTCTGAAAGGGGAGACGCGTCTTGCGCGATTGCAATCGGGGCAGGCCGAGCAAAACCTTTCCGGTGCCGGGACCGTGGCAGACCGGTCGAAACGCGACGTGCCAGTGTCGATGCCGCGATGGTCTGGTCTAGGGATTGGGTCCAAACTATGGTATTGGAGTATCCTATATTAACCTTTTCATAGCGCATTTACCAGCGTGTTGCGCCGGTCAAAGGTGGGGCCGCATGACCGACAGCATAAAACCCGACAATGTGGACGACAGCGTCAGGAGTATTTTCTGGGCCTATGCCTCGTTTTTTTGCACCAAAGTTCTCAACCTGATCTCAATTGTCGTGTTGGCCTGGTATCTGCAGCCTGCCGAATTCGGCCTGTTGGCAATTTGCCTGGCGGTTATGGGTTATTTCGAGATCATTTCGCAATTTGGAATGGGGGCGGCGCTGATTTCTGCCCGCGAAAAAATCGAGGAAACCGCCAGTGCGGTGCTGCTATGCGGCCTGGTGTTTTCCTGCACCCTGGTGGCGCTCATCTTGGTGAGCGCACCAGCGATCGCCGACTGGTACGGCGACCCAAAGCTGGCGGATCTGTTGCCGGTCATTGCCATCACCCTGCTGGTGCGCGCACTCACCACGGTGAATACCAGCTTTCTTTTTCGGGACCTGCGTTTCAAGGCGAAGCTGCTGCCGGACGTGGCGCGCGGCCTGACCAAGGGGCTGCTGGCGATCGCTCTCGCGGTACTCGGCTTTGGCGTCTGGGCGCTGGTGTTCGGTCACCTTGCCGGGGCGGTTGCCGGCAGCATCGTCACCTGGATTGTGCGGCCCTGGCGGCCGAAACGCTGGCCCGATCTGGCGACATTCAAATACATCGCCCGGTTTGGCGCCAACCTGATCGGCGCCCAGACCATAAACGCCACCCCGCGACTGCTCGACACCCTGCTGGTTGGCAAAGTCCTGGGCATGGCATCGCTTGGCATCTATTCTCTGGCCTTCCGCATTCCCGAGCTTGGCATCAAGACTTTCACCAATGTTGTCGGCTCGGTGCTGCATCCGGTCATGTCGAAGATCCAGTCCGATCCTGTTGAGCTCAAGGCCTATTACTATGGGGCGCTGAAATACTGCGCCCTTTTGATGTTCGGAGCGGGCGCTGCAATCGCGATCCTTGCCGAGCCGCTGATCCACGTTCTCTACGCGCCGAAGTGGTACGCCATGATTGTGCCGATGCAGTTGCTGGCCGTGGGTTTTGCGATCGGCACCATCAATATGGTGCCTGGCAATCTGTTCAAGGCTTTGAGCCGGACCGACCTGATGCTCAAGGTCTCCTTGATCAACCTGCCGTTTTTCCTGGTTCTGATATGGTTTGCGGTTCCCTATGGCATCACAGCAGTGGCGTTTATTCAGCTGGTGCTGGCGCTGATCAGGTTTGTGCCGAACTACCTGTTGCTGCAGCGCGCTCTGGATATATCGGTGCGGGATACATTTGCTGCCCTGAAGCCGGGCATTGGCTGCGCCCTGGCCGGATCTGCGGCCGGGATCATCACCCTGAGGCTAGACTTCACCAGCAATGAGCTGACACGGCTGCTGGTGGTCGCCCTTGTCTTTGTCGGCGCCTACCTTCTGTGCGTGCGTCTGGTGATGCCGGAAATATTTCGCGAGATTGCCCGCCGGACATTGGGAAAAACCGGTCCCGCCTGAGCCAGCCAGAAGCGCGCAATGCCCATAAAGAGGCAACCATAAAGAGCGGGTGAGGCGGCGTGCCGCCTCACCCTATGTCAATCAAGCTATGTCAATCACGCAAACAGCGCGTCAGCAAAGATTTCGATGCTGTCGATACGCAGCGGTTCGCCGCCGTCGGAATAGCCTTGCAGCACGATGGATTCGCCGGCCTCAATATGGACATCCTGGATCATATGGCGCGCCAAGCTGTCGGGAGCCGCAAGATCCTGTTCGGTCTCCTGATCCCAAGTCCAGCTATCGACCACAACACCACCAACAAGCACCTCAAGGAAGCTCGCCCCATCGGCCTCGTCGAAGTAATCGATGGCGATATCGTGGTTGCCGGTTTCCCCCTCGAAGGTTGTCGACGCCTTTGCCTGGCCGTTTTTACTGGCCTTGATCAGCTCACCACCGGAGGCACTGGAGTTCTCGCGAACTTTCCACCCGGATTCCAGCAACATTGATTCCGCTTCAATCTTGTAGCTCGGCTGGTCGGGATCCGGTGTTGGATCGGGGTCAACCTCGCCGGGGTCACCGGAGCCCTGCAGCTGGAAGTCGAAATAATCGACCCTGAGCTGTTCTTTGCCACCGCTGGTGCCGGAAAAGGTGATGGTGTCGCCGGCATTGATCTGCACGCCCTCGATCGCCCGTTCGGTATGGGTGTTGCCGTCGGCGAAATTGGAGCCTAACTCCTGGTCCCAATCCCAGCTGTCAACCATGTTGCCATTGATGAAAACAGACATGTTCGAAACGCCATCGGCCTCATCGAAATAGCCGATATCAAGATTGTAGGTGCCGCTCTCTCCGGCAAATACCGTCGAGGCTTCGCCACTGTTTCCGGCTTTGACGCCAATCAGCGCATCCCCCGAAGCGGAGCCATTCGACGAAACGGAGAACCCGGTTAGCGAGCCAAAGTCTTCGCCCTCAAGCCGGA from the Parasedimentitalea psychrophila genome contains:
- a CDS encoding phosphoenolpyruvate carboxykinase (ATP) — protein: MPGQWGEGTIATQLLISADGNRLAWIGGQAYLFIEAQQSVCALNSEAAAAWPRFETGVVCDGVVPLVSGLCAPSVVGDLLSVGAIEPLLTEGGVAPVASTQLVNTGAARVLVCYGDAGLHDLIAAEFAHMAQSSPQSSPLPCDAYISVQRSGDKLGVALRGSPIEWASASEVVPLLKIAITDAVLDNMDDLLLHVALLHKGERAILLVGGPGAGKSTLATALGAKGFTLAGDDLATLSPDGTVRALPFPVTLKTGSWTLLKDRQVEIAAAATHLRPDDRHVRYLAVDGETALKPRAVGWIVFLDRTEGHSPGHSPSVSPVTAPETISGLIGSAWSGETALTPEEFSALAACVDGASCVRLRYCDLSMAVDLLQRFCDGAPALREPV
- a CDS encoding lipopolysaccharide biosynthesis protein, which encodes MTDSIKPDNVDDSVRSIFWAYASFFCTKVLNLISIVVLAWYLQPAEFGLLAICLAVMGYFEIISQFGMGAALISAREKIEETASAVLLCGLVFSCTLVALILVSAPAIADWYGDPKLADLLPVIAITLLVRALTTVNTSFLFRDLRFKAKLLPDVARGLTKGLLAIALAVLGFGVWALVFGHLAGAVAGSIVTWIVRPWRPKRWPDLATFKYIARFGANLIGAQTINATPRLLDTLLVGKVLGMASLGIYSLAFRIPELGIKTFTNVVGSVLHPVMSKIQSDPVELKAYYYGALKYCALLMFGAGAAIAILAEPLIHVLYAPKWYAMIVPMQLLAVGFAIGTINMVPGNLFKALSRTDLMLKVSLINLPFFLVLIWFAVPYGITAVAFIQLVLALIRFVPNYLLLQRALDISVRDTFAALKPGIGCALAGSAAGIITLRLDFTSNELTRLLVVALVFVGAYLLCVRLVMPEIFREIARRTLGKTGPA